In Mya arenaria isolate MELC-2E11 chromosome 1, ASM2691426v1, the genomic stretch TTGAACAGGTTTCATtacttaaattgaatgaaatagtATCAATCTATTCAAGACTTATTAAGAACAAATATTGCTTACGGGTCCTGTGATCTTCTTGAATTTGTGCTCGCAATGAATACTCTTACTCATACAGCTATCACACAAATCGTAATCGAAACACGTCTTGCATTTATGACGATTTCCAATGATGGGTTTCTGATTACAGCCGTCACACCAAATTCCATGATGAACTGCATTAAAtaagacaaacaaaacataattattgatgttGAGCTTAGGTAAATTAGATAGTCTACTTGTATACGAACCTAGAGACATTTTCCAAAATACCGAAACTACACaattatagatatatacatCTTTTGCTTTGCTGTGTGTTACTAGCCAAAACTGGAACCATTGAACACAAACGGTATATTAAAGATTAGCATAGCGATATATATTCAATAGTAATTATGTATACATAAGGACATATTCAGAACAGCCACTCTCACTAACACTCTAACAACATTCCCGGAAAGGACACTCAAGTGACCTGTCCGTAATCACATGCCTCGCTAACACTCCGCTTCATCAAGTGACCAatacagtacaaatacatgtatgtttttatgatcataTCGAATTATCTGTGTGATGTGTTTACAGTATacaatgtaaaaacatgtttataagacATTTTAGAAATGGCGACAAACAAACGATAGTATTATTCTAAAcctgaaatttacattttaaaagaattggttaataaaaagtaaacattttcgATTGAAGATAACTGAtgcaaaatgcattaaaatgcatgtgtttttttgtgttttttttatttgtagcCGTTTTTCGTTGTATCACttgatttaaatatgaattcGTGTATAATATTGCTTTTGTAGTCTGCATAAAGCGGTCTTagcgtttgaaaataaaagttgaaaacacTTAGAAATAGCGCATGGATGGAATTGGTGAATCATTCCACTTTTAATGGGTAAAATTACACCTCGGAGTGAAAAACAACTCAAGAATTgttagttataataataataataataataataataatgaaacaataataataatgacaatagtaatgatataataataaccCAACTGACTGTTGGCTGAGAAAACATATCAATACTCTGAGCAAGCTCTGAAATGAACATATGTTTCGTAAAGCCTTAAAGCTGCCATGTACGCGAAGTAAGCGGCATATCGGtttagcggcgtgaagttagtggctttgcggcctagcggcctaaaactGTTTCCTATTTCAAATCACTTTACATGCTTTTTCTGTGTgcataaaatcaattaatttatctttttatttttgaagaaaacgcatttaaaatactttgaaatagaaaacaattgaaggccgctatgttaatgtatgaataaaacattgatttatcattgttttccaagaaAGCGCACGAGCAATTACTTTGAAAAAGAGAACAAATTTAGGCCGTCAGGCCGCCAAATTCACGCCGATAAGCCGATAGGCCACCAACTTCACctcgctaggccgctaactttacgtACATAAAGCTGCCTATTCTTGCAGCAAGGGATGAATTGCAACCATCAAGTTTGCTGGGCGATCAAGGTCAGCACGAAATTTAGgttaaattattagaaaaaaatcaacaattggAAAGATGAAATGGCGtgtaatatacaatatatgtaattatataatgtaatataaatgcatcatttataatgtttcacGACACAGAACAACTGTAAGCAATATGTATAAGCACAAAATAAAAAGGGAGGTGAATGGAAAACCGGTAAATAGTATACACAcaatcaaacacatgcatgtttacaaattaatgtacaacattttcattacttttcagCTGATATTTACTAAAGAAGCTGACATTCTagataaaaacagttttatcaagTGCtattattttgtcgggaatgaAAATGTCCTCCTGTTCACCggaataaacatgtttatacttttCTGGGTTGAGGTGGAGCCAGAAAACAGGGAGCTTTAGCCAAAGCAtggaggctgagccaatacgTGTTATAAAATGTCCGCTATTATGCTCAAGCTCAGatatatctttgttttttatatacaacTCTTTAAAGAGCTCGAGCCACTTTTTTTGCTTCCGTGGTATAAACACGGATGGAATTTAATACAACTCTTTAATGAAATTCAATGGCTTTTCATCTATACTGTATTTGAATGGGTCTCCTTTACCAATCACAAGACGTATAAACGTCTACAGTACTTATCCATGATATTTCCTTTTATAAATTACTGAGAAAGTAACTTATacttttagaataaaaaaacacaatttcgTTTGATTGATATGTAACATAACGTCTGAACAAATATATCTGAACAGATAAAGACCGTTAATGTAAGGAAGGGCGTCAAGGATCATTCCTGTTTTGTTTCATGCTCGCAATATAAGACAAGCGCAAACCTGTTACACCATGGTTGGAGCTCTTGCTCGTCACCTGttgtaagaaaaaaacaccaacTATAGCATTATTATATTACCCATATCAAGCTTCGGGTTACTGCGTGTTTCTCATTCGCGCATATAATTGAGGCAACATGTACTATGAGATGTCGTCATATGTTGTCCAAAGTCGAACTTGTTTGTCAATTCTCACATACTATCGGAAACGTGCCTACAGGAATTCTTTACAGTTTAAAAAGTTTCAGCTTCGTTTTTCTGTTGATGTTTCGCAATTCACTTGTGCAATGTTGTAGAAAGCTTTCAACGTTCCcgtattaattttaagttttaaagcaaaatcgCACTTCTGTCGTGGAAACTGGACTAAGTAGTACAAGTGAAGGCTAAGGGTCCTGTCGTAAAACACTTTTAGAAACAAATTGACCAGACCAACCTCAGACTTTTCGTTAATCAAAAACGCTTggctattttcatttttgtacgCGGCAAGCAGTTGCGATCAGCAACTCTTGACCTGACTAGTAAATTTCGCGACAATGGAACGGATGAATTTGGCGGTACACAAGTAGTCAGAGTCAAAACATCTCTTTGTTTTCCTGTTATATAAGGTAAATTTTCTGAGTCAAGACTGATACATTGAATTAATTGTcaacttattttaaacatgatagTGTATTATTTTACAAGTTTGTACTAAGACGATTCAATCCTTTatagtaataaaattaataataattcgAACTTCAAGGACCTCGGTCACTTACTATATGAATCTCTCTATTTCTAGTGCACACTTTACTAATAGTTAAGCCACGttgtgtttaatattatttatattattcttTATCCACGTTCCGGCTATACATTATTTAAGTGcatttttagtgattttgtcattcaggaacaaccttttgtttttatttcaattcgtCACACAGTGGCAAATTTTCACTTTCTTAAAAGGACCGGTTTGAAAGGGACCAAACACCGGAtagtcccaaaatcggcaaatgcaCTTTTTCCTCaaaacgatatcaattttatgtaagtgtgtttaacagtttttttcttgcaatggtatcattgTCTATTCCTCTTAAATagccttttgtttttattaaaactttcttGGCTATACTTAACTTTATGAAATTGATTACAAATTCGTGACTATAAATTGAAATAGTTAAATCTGGTTTATAATTTTTTCAGTTATTGAGTTTTTGCAACTGAGCAGAGATATACATGACCATGGAAGGTTTTACGGAGTTAAACTATCTTTCACCTTCATCCTTGCAAAAAATGTTCACATgacatgtgttttaaataaagtacTCTAAAAaccaaaaattataaataacattcaatgacacacatattaataatttaaaatcaagTGAAGAATATCTGGCATTCTCAAAGCGTATCATtgtaaaaaatcaatattttcatatttatgttaggCAAATTCAGAGTGACCAAGGTTATTGAACAGGTTTCATtacttaaattgaatgaaatagtATCAATCTATTCAAGACttattaagaataaatattGCTTACGGGTCCTGTGATCTTCTCGAATTTGTGCTGCAATGAATACTCTTACTCATACAGCTATCACACAAATCGTAATTTGAACAGGTCTTGCATCTATGACGATTTCCAATGATGGGTTTCTGATTACAGCCATCACACCAAAATCCATGATGAGCATAGCTACCTGCATTAAAtaagacaaacaaaacataattattgttgttGAGCTTAGGTAAATTAGATAGTCTACTTGTATACGAACCTAGAGACATTTTCCAAAATACCGAAACTACACaattatagatatatacatCTTTTGCTTTGCTGTGTTTTACTAGCCAAAACTGGAACCATTAAACACAAACGGTATATTAAAGATTAGCATAGCGATACATATTCAATAGTAATTATGTATACATAAGGACATATTCAGAGCAGCCACTCTCACTTACACTCTAACAACATTCCCGGAAAGGACACTCAAGTGACCTGTCCGTAATCACATGCCTCGCTAACACTCCGCTTCATCAAGTGACCAatacagtacaaatacatgtatgtttttatgatcataTCGAACTATCTTTGTGATGTGTTTACAGTatacaatgtaaaaatatgttaataagaCATTTTAGAAATGGCGACAAACAAACGATAGTATTATTCTAAAcctgaaatttacattttaaaagaattggttaataaaaagtaaacatttgcAAAAGTCATTCAATTTGTATTCATAACGAATCCTCGAGGGCGAttcaagtggcctagccgagcactcacaaattTCCCAATCACGCAAAACACTCGAatctcactcacacctgtgaatacggatataATTTTCATGCGAAAATATCTGAGCCGTTATGGaattacagaggattaactcattgagaGGGAGTGAGAGTGGTAGTACTGAATTCGGCTCATAATATACGATTAGGACCAAAATAGAACATTACCAACATTGGTATCCCCTGTTTTCTTTCCATCGGTTCCACCTTCGTTCAATGCTATCCTTCCAAAAGCTGTCGATGATTTTAAAACTGATAACAATTTAGTATCCTTTTCAAAGTGATATTCCTGAACCTGTTGACTCTCTGAAGCAATACTATGAAGTTGATTTTCCAGCTCCGAGATTTTATGGTGTGCTAAATGGTAAGATATAAACAACTTGCTGCTATCCTCTTGTTTATCGTTAAACACCTTCTGGAATGCTTGAAACTCCGACCGAATGGATTGCAAACCTTGCTTTGAGCTTTCCAAAATGTGTTCAGTTTGTTTCTTCAAAACCTTTATTCTGTCTAGCAAAGCGGTTTCCTTTTTATCAAGAAGAGCATTGATTTCATCTCGGAACCTTTTCAGAGTTTCTATTTCCCTCAGAGCAAAAGCATCAACGTTCTCTCCATTCTTGTTCAGTGTGTGCTTTAGTGTTTCAACATCAGTTTCAAATTTCGATAGTTGAGTTGAAAATTTGCGGAAAGTGTCGCTTGCCTGAAAATCCTTAGCAACGTTTGAAATATACGCTACGTCACAGGTTTTATGCTCTAAAACCATGCAAACGTTGCATCCAAGCCTTGAATGATTTGGGCAAAAAAACTTTACTTGCTCTTCTGCATGTTTTTCACAGTTCCAATTTTTGCTTTGGGTTTGTCCTTGAGGTTTAAAATCTTCATCTACTGCCAAAATAGTATGACCTCTTGTTGCTTTCAGACTTTGGTGGTACTTAATACATTGTCCACAAACGTATTCCTCGCATTCCTTGCAAAAGCCCTTTGAGACCGTCTGTTTTCCTGAATATTGACATGGCTGGCACGGACGGCAATCTTCGTCGGATGCTAGGTCTAATTCAGAGAGCCTTTGTCTTCCAGACACCTCCATCGGACAAACTAGTGACATAAAAATGATGTCACTGTAAATTTCCTACAGAAGCACCCGAAGTGAGAGCGAAGCCaaacgaaatatatttttttatattttttttatgcttaatggatatttttatttttatggtaCAATGGAGTGTAGTCCGGGTGAATTGTTGTTGggtgaaatttaaacaatacaattgcgTGTTAGCTCTGTGCCCTGGGAATTACTAGCCACAAAAGCAATTTCAATAGGCGTGGTTACTAAGTTGCAATTTTTACCAAATCcatgaaataacaaaaacgAAACTTGTCAGTCAATTAATAATTCAACATATAGTCAGTGACCAATCGCTCTATGGATGTAACCAGGCGAACATTTGAAGAGAGAACCATTATCGTCCGATAAATTAGTCCATACACCAACTAATTGGTGTAACCGTCGATTTTTACAGTATCAATATATCAGATGTAGGAATGATCTGTGTTGTAAACCGGCcttaataaatgaattgtaaccatttacatgttttgttttaccttCATCCATATTATAGTagactaaattaaaaaaaaacacacagataTTGTATACAATATCGTGCTCAATAAGGTTCTTGCTAGTTTCATTAATAGGACGATCGTATTTCTAAATACCATACGCAACACACAGAAGACCACAGATTTGGCTTTTCCATCTTTATCATTACCGTTAAAGGATCTTAATTGAAATTGATCTCACAGTAACGACTGATTGCATCTGAGTGTCTTTgtaacatttcttgttttctaATTCATTCCATTCTATTAAAGCAGGCCATAACTGTATGGTGAAAATGTTCTTCTGGTTTAGGTGTCCGGCTATCACCTAACAAGTTACGTATCGATCTCCGCGGGgaactttctcatggcctcttaAATTTCAGTATTGGTTTCAACCAAGGTATTAGACTAGAGTCTGATTTGATTAGCTATCATCTGATTAAAactaaataagtataaactatatggaaataatgatatatttgaatttcaCTATCAAATAAACATTGGGCAGAAAATTATATTATCCAAACAAATTATCTTTACAACATCGTTTGATAACCCCGATACACAAGTGCGCTATCGTTCGCTGTGCACCGTGTGCGATTTGGCTCAGAAAATATCCGGGCGAAAGCTCGAATTAAACTGCGCCTGATCGCTACAAAATGAAAACAGCCACATAGACCACTCACCTGCGGAGAAAACTGACAATACAGAGTTACCGAAGAATTCatgcatttaattttaacatacgtTTTTATTGGAAGAAAAGTTGTatcccctgcctcatgcatacatgtattcattgttttaaagattttgtcAGTTGATTTAAAGATTTGTATGAACTGTAACGGAAGAAAATACCGTAACTTTCGACGATGCTTAACAAATGTCAATTCTATACTTAAGACATAAGCGTGTACATTCGCAAGTGTGGCTTAAACATTCATGCAATAAAGTTTATTTCCTTGTCGTTAAACTGATCTTGCAGGTCAGGTTATATGGGTGTAGGGTTTCTTCTCTATACGTATTTAACCATTGCTTAAGCAAGGTTTCATATATCATAAATTGAGGAAAACTTTTGCAAACTTATTCAATAGGCAAAACGACATGCAATTACAGTCTGATATTTCTGATCGTTTAATAATTGTATACCAGGCAAGGTTAAATAAGTTCAGCTGATAAGATCACAATTCATGGTCAATAACGTTTATCAATATATTAGTaccttttgttgttgttttttcaactgTATTGGATCAATATGAGATTGATACAAATGCCGGTTAACACAATTGGACATATATACGTCAGTCGTTGTGGTGTAGCGGTTTCAGACAATGCTAGTACATCGAGACAATCTGCCGTATCGAGTCcgatttcattttataaaattaattttagttATACCTTACGATAAATAATCAAGCCATTAAAGTTTTGACCACATACATAGTTGATTTTAATGATGAACATGAATCATGTAGAGAATTTTGCATGATATTATCTTGCATGTTTATCGTTCGCCCAAGATCCACAAGGAAACTAAATCATTTCTTGATAAGAGctctatatataaaacattttttcgtGGAATATGACATAACCAAACATCTTATCGTAGATTTGAACCACGAACCTGACTATCAGACAACCGATGCGCTTGAATATTAACgttatataatgttaacttaTCCTAGCTGTTTgccaaatacaaaataaacaaagttcAGCCCACTTTCGTTTTACTATATTGATATACACGGTAATAAATAATCACATAAAACATGACCCAAATACACCTTTTATTACGGAGTTCAAATACATCAAATTGTACCTTAATcattaattatcataataagTAATGTCTTAATTATAAATACAGTGTATAAGGATAAAAATaccttttaaatgaaacacaagtATATTCCTCGTAGAGGGAAGTACGTTGTACCATTACATGCGTAATAAatctatttataaattgaaGCGGGAAAACATCGATGTTTGATTTTTGAGAATATAATGTTCGTTAAAAGAATAATGGTAAAAGTTGAacatatttttcagaaataagatATAAGCTAAACGCTCGGCTTTGGTCGATATTTTTGTCTATGTTCACGAAAAGATTACTGGCTGCATTAACCAGGCATAATGAATGCTTCGCATTTATAAACCTTCTTCCAGATAGCCGCTAAACGACTCGTCAGAAAGATAATCTGGATCAGAATTATGTTCACTTAAACTGTTCAGCATTAACAATTAAATGTGTACAAACTTCGCTGTAATGTTGACAAATTCCGATATTAGCATGCATTCATAGTGATACGAAACACTTGTTACACAGTCGAGCGGTAaagactactactactactttctCCATCTTTTTAATTTACTCTTATAAAcctataaaaatgaaaaataagaaaccatactcattgtttacatccatatttcACTCATTGGAACTATAACGGAAGatgcgttggagcattttcaaaacatgacaaaatgtaatggctccaatgattgcccgTCATTTTATGGTAAGTTCCATGTTGAAATGTAAAAGAATACGCCCAATCGCGGCTACTGGAAGTCGGCTATCTCTGATGTTTGAAGGTgtttgacagattttaaatttttcaCTTAATTCGTATTTCACTTGGTGTATTTGGGTGGAGCAAAACCAAAGATCATTCAATGTTCCACTTAATACACATTTACCGTTCAATCCGTTTCGTTATATTTCAATGCAAGGCAGTTAGACCACAGGATAAAAACTTGTTTCCGGACAAAGTAATTTACATTAACGCCTTGTGCTTGATAACAGAGCAATATGATTCTAAATATATCTGCTCTTTGAAAATATGGCATCCAAAATGAGTTCTACGAATTCAGtattatttattgaacaatGATAAAAGCAAggtaatacaatatatatttgggTTTATTTCTACACTGGAGTAGTCATGTTCAACAGTTTATAGCGACAGAATGATAAGCATTACTGTGcgatacaaatacaaattatgaacaACGGGGCTAAATCCAGTAGCCACAAACTAACTATATACATTAAATGTTTAAGGCAACTTGAAACTCGGAGAATGTGTTGGGGAACAGGTGTTGCAATATCATGTCAAAAGGATTTTGGAGAACTTTTAAAAATGCTAGGTTAATGTTCGTGAATTTGGGTGAAGAACACCAAAAAGCTGAATTACCCGGTGTACctcaatgatatataaatatagatcaaaataattattgaaaacaacgaaacacttttttatataaGACATTCTAAATCATGCTTGAAATGTGAGTTTttatacataatgtatttttatgttgcTGTCAAAAATGGTCCAAACGAAATAATCCGACCAGAAATAAATGTCGACGCTtccaaatgttataaaacataataaggAATTATCGCTTGATTATTTTCCCAAATGTTTTAATTCCTTTTTTAGATATGGACGGGTGTTTCAatgtttaaagataattttagaGTTGACAGACTTGCCTCCGTTCATTACGTCACTAATCGGAATATTcttacaaacacaaattatgTACACGCATAtggtatatttaaaaacaacatacaaatttaaacttgaaaaacaaGCCCGAAGCAGTCCTAAAATATAACAAGATCACAGCTTCAATTATATCAAtgaattgtttgctttttaataaatgtttgggtTTTCTTTTGACATGTCAGCAAAACCGTTTTTTCCCGGAACttaatgttcattgtttttGGGATGAATCCTAGATATAAATAATCTCATCTTTAAATAGGTTCTACTTGTTTCAGCTTATGCATGTATGATTCCAACCATTAAAAAACGTGAGATATGAAATGACAATTAAAAATTGAAGGTAATATTTGGAAATTATAATTGAAACTATGCACACACaacatatatatctttttttcaaactggTATAATAAAGATTTTCTAACAAGAACatatttcacataaattggcattaggaacagaacagaatagaaaTTTGTTTCGACTTATGCAACAAAGCATCTcgtcaaacaaatacatacaattaaataaaatattcatgcgTGTGATCATCGTTACAAGGTAgccaatatcaataacaatcCAAGAATAGCTCAAGAAATATGGAgaatgttcatgtataacaatattgtgaataataatagATATAAGAAGCTGTTTATCTAGTTATTTAGATACATTATGGAAATGCAGATGATTAGTGGTTACAACAGTGATTCTACGGTTATGAGTTAAACATTATCATTGATTAATAGGTTTCTTCTATTATTTGCCTGTACAAaaaaaattacatatatttacaatagttgttttgttattactaCTAACTAGCTgagtaaatttaaacatgctgggttttacataaaaatacttttaaataaaaaatgaacggAGGTCATTGAAACAATCACAtcatataacaaaatgaaattcatcttcaatttcctgtatttgacataataaacataatctttTATTTCTTGGCAGTCTGTTTTTTTCCGTACCTACCAGTTTCAATACGTTACCTTTGCGCTGATACACGAAATTGAGTGAGGTATTTTCTAttagttttgttatataataaattaaaatattcagcCATACAAAACGTACTGTGCAGATGCAAGTATAGAATATTAAGTTTCGCCTTTCGAAAACCAAACTGGGCATCCGACAGCAAGTTATTTTCATCGAACCAGTTTTCGACTCTTTTAGTGAGTACACCTGTAAATATTTTTCCTAGATTACTAACTAAGGTATGCCTCTATAATTGTTGGGGTCATTAACGTCACCCTTATGTATCGGTACGACGAAACCGTATGACCAagacaaagggaaataacctcCGTCgaaaatgatgttaaataaGTCCGTTAAATGACAGATTAAAATATCTATGGTATCGTTAAAAAACTCATTTAGTAAATTATCGGACATGAGGATTTATTACGTTTTATACCTTTCACAGCAAGACGAATTTCCTTAGGAGTTATGCCAGCGTTAAGTGCTTTAAATATGGTATCATCGATATTAAAATCAGTATCGTTGACAAAATTATCTATTTCGTCTATTTGTGTAGAGGGAGTGTCATTGAACAGACCGGCAAAGTATTCCTTAAAGGTTTCGGTGTCAATTCGTACAAATCTTGAGCATAACGCGTCCTACACGCTCTCTTCTTCTTTTTAACAAGCAttttaaatgcacattttttatCACACAAAACTGATCTAATTAATTCAGATTTATATACCTTAAAGTTATTGAATGCCTCTAAATACGCCTCTTTGACCGTAAAGCATTCGTGGTCAAACCAGGCATTTTAGGAATTATTATTGTAACTATTACTATTGTTTTGCcataaatacattttctaaaaaatacGGGTCCGCACTTTTAAGCACTACAGACAAAAACTCTTTGACCAATTTATCAATGTCACATGGCCGTCAAGAGTGCAAATCGttgaatataatattgataGTATTTAGATTCGCTATCAAATCTCTTCTAAATagggttttattgttttcacaCCACTTATAATATGCATGGCTTGTCTCAATATTAGGCCGCGGGTTTCTATATAGTTTACGTTCATTAACTcgaatttcaaataataacggCGCATGATCACTGAATGCATTGAACGGACCTACTTTAAAATGCCTTATGATTGGAAACTCGATTTTCTCATCACCAAGTAGTCAAAAGTGCTACATGCATTACGACTGAAATATGTGTATGACCCTTTGTTATTATCCTTGCCAAATCTCCCATTGACAATGCGCATATTAGTGGCCTTACAAAAAATCAAGCATGCGAGTCCCTCGTGTGTTATATAATTTATCTTGAGAGGCCCGTACTCTAGTTTTGTTAGGTAAATAGTCCTCCGAGTCTAGATCGGATACTACTTTATCGTGCAAAATATGATCTGGCCAATCACCTACTCTACAAGTCCAGTCTCCGACTAGCAACTGACTTTCccttaattttcaaaatgatacatttcatCACTAACAATATTGAACAAATCTACTTCATATACAGAGTTAATTGGTGAATTATCTGCCCATAAATACtgacaacataaatatatatcatcatccaataaaatgtattttttatcaaatttcaacCATATAATAGTGTCAAAATAATTCCTAACAATTGATATTCctttacttattttatattttacataaataactaTGCCGccactatgttttttttttcctttttatgtttatattttctaaaaacattATAGCACTTAAACTCTTCAACCTTTAAACTAGAGCCAGAATTAGTCCATGATTCAGATAAAATTACAacattatgttttgtaaatatcttaAGAAAATCTTCGTCAGACAGTTTATTTTCCTTTAGACCATTACAATTCCAGACAAGTATTTTTAGTTCATTCTCCGATGTATCCTAGTCAGATGTTACCGGACTCCCATTAACGTATAGCGTATCATACACTAGCCAGGTCCGTTTTCCAGCTTGCTTGGCCGCCTTTAGTTTAGGTAAAAGCCTTCGTCGTGCTTCCATGATTTCAGCAGGGAACTGCTCACTTAAGAAGAAAGTTGTGCCTTTCAGCTGGCGACATTGCTTTCGGGCCGTTTCGCGATCCTTGAATTCGGTGAATTTGTACACAATGTTGCGAGGACGTGGATTACCCCCATTCTGGTTATGAGCACCGATACGATGAGCACGTTCAATCTTCATTGCAGTAACCAGTTCCTGTGCCAGATTTAGTTTAAAGTTTAGGAATTCACGAACCTATATCAGCTTGTTTCTCCTCCGGACCCTCTTCAATTCCACCCAAGATCAAATTGTTTCTCATGCTTTGCGATTTCATATAAACTATCTCGTTTTTCAtccttaaattttgtttttctaaagcTTCTACATTTGACTGTATTTTCGATTGCCGGAAGTCCAGA encodes the following:
- the LOC128218820 gene encoding transcription intermediary factor 1-beta-like, with amino-acid sequence MEVSGRQRLSELDLASDEDCRPCQPCQYSGKQTVSKGFCKECEEYVCGQCIKYHQSLKATRGHTILAVDEDFKPQGQTQSKNWNCEKHAEEQVKFFCPNHSRLGCNVCMVLEHKTCDVAYISNVAKDFQASDTFRKFSTQLSKFETDVETLKHTLNKNGENVDAFALREIETLKRFRDEINALLDKKETALLDRIKVLKKQTEHILESSKQGLQSIRSEFQAFQKVFNDKQEDSSKLFISYHLAHHKISELENQLHSIASESQQVQEYHFEKDTKLLSVLKSSTAFGRIALNEGGTDGKKTGDTNVVHHGIWCDGCNQKPIIGNRHKCKTCFDYDLCDSCMSKSIHCEHKFKKITGPVTSKSSIHDVTVHHAVWCDGSDQKPIIGNRHKCKTCFDYDLCESCMSKSIHCEHKFKKITGPVTRKSSNH